From a single Aspergillus puulaauensis MK2 DNA, chromosome 2, nearly complete sequence genomic region:
- a CDS encoding ARMH3 family protein (COG:Z;~EggNog:ENOG410PGUI;~InterPro:IPR013636,IPR039868;~PFAM:PF08427;~TransMembrane:1 (o435-452i)), whose product MSTAMESPLTQQSRPETFKPKIVQLYENLFHRADYVEPSEGFWREFFLLPPDRAQLNGILEALSPDETLSFQSNTQQLFARGIREAASGSSPVDSYALETLTVFLACILKKKYTNPSSDVITVLAGLDKVDQVISNFVAVLDGIIRSGGNNDIRFKAIRTAVAMTSGAYKTSLVTYFTHRDLFPSIMKLVHESETPMQVFEPFLLLGLLVNYNKFEFQNPYQLRLDDFVNETSIQKIVKGVGISCGALRNGYVAVQDDSPEGWSLVGTLIYFGLGVLTPSKKDKPSPPSPEEAKEMFAALPAKQAAILLATYDFTNANKLFGYHLINSAPDKEAEESPFSSFLSLTSYLLHHAYRSPRVGYYAELSLFTLRILSEDSTTCKLLCSDESKRKVRLCRQRQPYLPLVTGDRVLATAVFDILVDAISHNLRRRLDVQLYSHTIAILLRILTYLSMNRIRLHYHWSELWRTLLSLMRFLTTYISDLTTSPHINTLTTSLVDLVAFCVAAGDTFLPDPASYDDLFYKLVETGPIIAKFRDVYSLKPSTTASSSALSKPADSNKDIHVAAVETLISVSTHFYALLFNPGTGHNAESATPNPDGDAQGQTPTPIPAAQKKNLSPREVHRIIKQGYDTLSIQPPEGLSAWTRYRETDWKPELKRAARCAVDDATHLVA is encoded by the exons ATGTCTACCGCCATGGAATCCCCCTTAACGCAGCAAAGTAGACCGGAAACTTTCAAGCCTAAGATTGTCCAACTATATGAAAACCTATTTCAT CGCGCTGACTATGTTGAACCCTCGGAAGGATTTTGGAGGGAGTTCTTCCTATTGCCGCCTGATCGAGCTCAACTGAATGGCATCCTCGAGGCTCTCAGTCCCGATGAGACGCTCAGCTTCCAG TCCAACACCCAGCAACTCTTTGCTCGTGGAATTCGAGAAGCTGCGTCTGGATCCAGCCCCGTGGACTCGTATGCCCTGGAG ACCTTGACGGTCTTTTTGGCCTGTAttttgaaaaagaaatacaCAAATCCCAGCTCCGATGTCATCACTGTCCTGGCTGGTCTCGACAAAGTTGACCAGGTCATATCCAACTTTGTCGCTGTCTTGGATGGCATAATCCGCAGCGGCGGCAACA ATGACATCCGGTTCAAGGCCATCCGAACGGCCGTCGCCATGACGAGTGGGGCTTATAAGACTAGCCTCGTGACCTACTTCACTCATCGAGATCTGTTTCCTTCGATCATGAAG CTTGTGCATGAATCGGAAACACCAATGCAAGTCTTCGAGCCATTTCTTCTCCTAGGACTACTCGTCAACTACAACAAATTCGAGTTTCAAAATCCATATCAGCTACGGCTCGATGATTTTGTGAACGAAACGAGTATCCAAAAGATTGTAAAAGGAGTTGGTATCTCATGCGGTGCCCTGAGAAACGGATATGTGGCAGTACAGGACGATTCCCCCGAGGGCTGGTCCCTAGTGGGAACGTTGATCTATTTTGGATTAGGCGTATTGACGCCGAGTAAGAAAGAcaagccatctcctccctcgcccgAAGAGGCAAAGGAAATGTTTGCGGCCTT GCCCGCGAAACAAGCGGCTATTCTCCTAGCAACTTATGATTTCACTAACGCAAACAAGCTTTTTGGTTACCATTTGATCAATTCTGCTCCTGACAAAGAGGCTGAGGAGTCGCCTTTCTCGAGTTTTCTTTCCCTGACCTCTTATCTTCTGCACCACGCATACCGCTCTCCGAGGGTTGGATACTATGCTGAACTCAGCCTTTTCACTTTGCGGATTCTTTCAGAAGACTCGACTACCTGCAAACTGCTCTGCAGCGATGAGAGCAAAAGGAAAGTCCGCCTCTGTCGACAAAGACAGCCATATCTCCCCCTCGTTACAGGAGACAGAGTGCTTGCAACCGCTGTTTTTGACATCCTCGTTGATGCCATCTCCCACAATCTTCGACGTCGTCTTGATGTCCAGCTCTATAG CCACACAATTGCAATCCTCCTCCGTATCCTCACCTATCTCTCCATGAATAGAATTCGCCTCCATTACCACTGGTCGGAACTCTGGCGTACCCTGCTCTCCCTGATGCGCTTCCTTACCACATACATCTCGGACTTAACCACAAGCCCACACATAAACACATTAACAACTTCCCTGGTCGATCTCGTTGCATTCTGCGTCGCAGCAGGCGACACATTCCTCCCCGACCCGGCCTCCTACGACGACCTCTTCTACAAACTCGTCGAAACAGGCCCTATCATCGCCAAATTCCGTGACGTTTACTCTCTCAAACCCTCGACCACTGCGTCATCCTCCGCGCTCTCCAAACCCGCCGACTCAAACAAGGATATTCAtgtcgccgccgtcgaaACCCTCATTTCTGTGTCGACGCATTTCTACGCTCTCTTGTTCAACCCTGGCACCGGCCACAATGCAGAGTCAGCCACACCCAACCCAGACGGGGACGCCCAAGGCCAAACCCCGACTCCAATCCCGGctgcccagaagaagaatctGAGCCCCCGCGAGGTCCACCGTATCATCAAACAGGGGTATGACACTCTCAGCATCCAGCCCCCCGAGGGCTTGAGCGCATGGACAAGATACCGCGAGACAGACTGGAAACCGGAGTTGAAGCGTGCTGCGCGGTGTGCAGTTGATGATGCTACGCATCTGGTGGCGTAG
- the isa1 gene encoding Fe-binding Fe/S cluster assembly protein ISA1 (COG:P;~EggNog:ENOG410PMYF;~InterPro:IPR017870,IPR035903,IPR000361,IPR016092;~PFAM:PF01521;~go_function: GO:0005198 - structural molecule activity [Evidence IEA];~go_function: GO:0051536 - iron-sulfur cluster binding [Evidence IEA];~go_process: GO:0097428 - protein maturation by iron-sulfur cluster transfer [Evidence IEA]), producing MSLCRPTMNSPVTSSAFLRCVKQPSSIRMAPKYRLFSSYGNAYRSSKRDMQTATAYRPHTLPSTFPIPPSPGSKDSSVAADFLPPSEPAKARQETQSAEQKTDASKGEAQKSKPVESTPATSKTSEKPRRKLRPRKAAMKLTPIAIEQLKSMLSQPDPKFIRVGVKNRGCSGLSYHLEYVEKPGTFDEVVEQEGVKVLIDSKALFSIIGSEMDWQEDKLSARFVFRNPNIKEECGCGESFMV from the exons ATGTCGCTCTGCAGACCAACGATGAATTCGCCGGTGACATCATCCGCCTTCCTCCGTTGTGTGAAACAGCCATCTAGCATACGCATGGCACCGAAGTACCGTCTGTTCTCATCATACGGGAATGCCTACCGGTCCTCAAAGCGTGATATGCAGACAGCCACGGCATACCGACCGCACACTCTACCTTCGACTTTCCCGATACCACCAAGCCCTGGATCTAAGGATTCTTCTGTCGCCGCGGACTTCCTTCCTCCTAGCGAACCTGCTAAGGCTCGTCAAGAAACACAAAGCGCCGAGCAAAAGACCGATGCTAGCAAAGGCGAAGCTCAGAAATCGAAACCTGTTGAATCCACTCCCGCTACTTCCAAGACCTCTGAGAAACCTCGCAGAAAGCTCCGTCCTCGCAAGGCGGCCATGAAATTGACGCCAATCGCAATCGAACAACTAAAGAGCATGTTGTCTCAGCCTGATCCAAAATTCATTCGAGTCGGTGTCAAAAACCGTGGCTGCTCCGGTCTCTCCTACCATCTGGAATACGTGGAGAAGCCTGGTACTTTtgacgaggttgtcgagcAGGAGGGAGTAAAGGTCCTCATTGATAGCAAGGCATTATTTAGCATCATTGGCAGTGAGATGGACTGGCAAGAAGATAAATTGAGCGCGAGATTTGTATTCCGCAATCCTAACATCA AGGAGGAATGCGGCTGTGGCGAATCATTCATGGTTTAA
- a CDS encoding DSC3 family protein (BUSCO:EOG092640WA;~COG:S;~EggNog:ENOG410PV8D;~InterPro:IPR029071,IPR025390,IPR019413,IPR000626;~PFAM:PF13373,PF10302;~TransMembrane:2 (o282-300i312-331o);~go_function: GO:0005515 - protein binding [Evidence IEA]), translating into MATPPNVLSPAPPALEDDTLFLTVRFSASIPDLRLDIDYPETTTSAGLKQAIRARLPTSLSSHRLRLIYAGRGLEDITPLAVSLKLPPPPTRFPRSTLNPDNDANTENTNQKSTTTKSDKGKTPVREPPRLYVHCSIGDITLSAADLAAEAAAVSTLQKDHQDSQESDNEGTAEKSGPDQQRHDQPSSTVPAPRGFDRLVSAGFTAAEVTALRSQFMAILSVSRTPDTMPSGTELHELEDRWLDEGSSSMATGGAIAGGEGVAFGDDDGGFGTSSRGAIDDMLWGAVMGFFWPVGCAMWLRREEGVWSWRKGLAVFVGVVVNIAFGAMRIMN; encoded by the coding sequence ATGGCAACGCCACCAAACGTCTTATCTCCCGCGCCCCCGGCGTTGGAGGATGACACGCTCTTCCTCACAGTCCGCTTCTCTGCATCCATACCAGACCTGCGCCTTGACATCGATTACCCAGAAACCACCACGAGTGCAGGACTCAAACAGGCAATCCGCGCTCGTCTCCCAACAAGTCTATCCTCCCATCGTCTCCGTCTGATCTACGCCGGTCGTGGTCTCGAAGACATAACCCCTCTCGCAGTCTCTCTCAAACTACCACCTCCACCTACCCGATTTCCCAGGTCAACATTGAACCCAGACAATGATGCAAACACAGAAAATACCAACCAAAAGTCCACCACTACCAAATCGGACAAGGGAAAAACACCCGTCCGCGAACCACCTCGTCTCTACGTCCACTGTTCAATCGGCGACATCACCTTAAGCGCTGCAGACCTTGCAGCCGAAGCCGCTGCTGTTTCGACACTACAAAAGGATCATCAAGACTCGCAAGAGTCAGACAATGAAGGGACTGCTGAGAAATCTGGCCCCGACCAGCAGCGCCATGACCAACCCTCTTCTACAGTTCCTGCACCCCGAGGCTTTGATCGATTAGTCTCAGCCGGGTTCACAGCAGCCGAAGTCACGGCTCTCCGGTCCCAGTTCATGGCTATCCTGTCTGTCTCTAGGACGCCGGACACGATGCCAAGTGGGACGGAACTGCATGAGCTTGAGGACCGATGGTTGGACGAGGGCTCATCCTCGATGGCGACAGGCGGCGCGATCGCGGGCGGAGAAGGGGTCGCTTtcggcgacgatgatggtggCTTTGGGACCAGTTCGAGAGGCGCAATTGACGATATGCTTTGGGGTGCTGTGATGGGATTCTTTTGGCCTGTTGGTTGTGCAATGTGGTtgcggagggaggagggagtttGGAGTTGGCGGAAGGGATTGGCGGTCTTTGTGGGCGTTGTGGTCAATATTGCGTTTGGCGCGATGCGGATTATGAACTGA
- a CDS encoding v-SNARE protein VTI1 (BUSCO:EOG09264R4M;~COG:U;~EggNog:ENOG410PF82;~InterPro:IPR000727,IPR038407,IPR010989,IPR007705;~PFAM:PF12352,PF05008;~TransMembrane:1 (i198-220o);~go_component: GO:0016020 - membrane [Evidence IEA];~go_process: GO:0006886 - intracellular protein transport [Evidence IEA];~go_process: GO:0016192 - vesicle-mediated transport [Evidence IEA]), with amino-acid sequence MSSPLDTDAGSEMFSSYETELNLVQADLNQKLDQIAELSGEQRNSTIRQAETALEEATELLDQLRLEKQNIPSAARSKVNTRFRNYSTDVDEARRRLKALSDDRKALFGDRYTDDPQDEHLEQRQQLLSGTDRLERSSARLQESQRIALETEGVGANVLADLRVQRETIEHTGGMLHESEGYVDTSIKTLRGMARRMATNRVITIAIITVLILLIFAVIYSKFS; translated from the exons ATGTCGAGCCCTCTCGATACGGACGCTGGCTCTGAGATGTTCAGCAGTTATGAGACGGAGCTGAACCTCGTCCAAGCTGATCTGAACCAGAAACTCGACCAGATCGCGGAGCTGAGCGGCGAGCAACGCAACTCAACCATCCGACAAGCGGAGACCGCACTAGAAGAGGCAACAGAGTTG TTGGATCAACTTCGTCTGGAGAAACAGAATATTCCCAGCGCAGCAAGGTCGAAAGTCAATACTCGCTTCCGCAACTACTCCActgatgttgatgaggcgAGGCGCAGACTAAAAGCGCTTTCCGATGACCGAAAAGCGCTATTTGGCGATCGTTACACCGACGATCCACAGGATGAGCATTTGGAGCAGAGACAGCAACTTCTTTCCGGGACCGACCGCTTAGAACGAAGCTCTGCGAGATTACAAGAGAGCCAGCGGATCGCTTTGGAGACGGAAGGCGTTGGCGCCAACGTTTTGGCTGACTTACGTGTGCAGCGAGAGACTATCGAGCATACAGGCGGAATGTTGCACGAGAGCGAGGGATATGTTGACACAAGTATCAAGACTCTGAGGGGAATGGCCCGTAG GATGGCTACGAATCGGGTAATCACGATTGCCATAATCACGGTTCTGATTCTTTTGATTTTCGCTGTTATCTACAGCAAGTTCAGTTAG